One window of the Caldilineales bacterium genome contains the following:
- a CDS encoding ATP-binding protein yields the protein MPAVYPFTAIVGQERMKRALILNAINPQIGGVLIRGERGTAKSTTARGLAALLPDLEVVEGCKFGCDPNQPLFLCTECQERLEREGILPITTRRIRFIDLPVSATEDRVVGTLDIEKAIKKGERHFEPGVLAAANRGLLYVDEVNLLDDHVVDLLLDSAAMGVNVVEREGISFQHPAAFILVGTMNPEEGDLRPQLLDRFAHAVDIEGIADASARVEIVRRRLAYERDPESFYADWAEREHHISAEIERARNRLPLVKYSDRDIYLIAHLTASFNVDGHRADIVILKTAAANAAYEGRLEINEHDIMIGAELALPHRLKRQPFQDASLQPQQLQQRMQQAQQQAESEQMQRAEAGAPGEVKKKTVT from the coding sequence ATGCCAGCCGTCTATCCCTTCACCGCCATCGTCGGCCAGGAACGAATGAAACGGGCGTTGATCCTCAACGCCATCAATCCCCAGATCGGGGGTGTGCTCATCCGCGGGGAGCGGGGCACGGCCAAATCCACCACTGCCCGTGGTCTGGCCGCGCTCTTACCCGATCTGGAGGTGGTCGAAGGCTGTAAGTTCGGCTGCGACCCCAACCAGCCGCTTTTCCTCTGCACCGAATGCCAGGAACGATTGGAGCGCGAGGGCATCCTGCCGATCACCACGCGGCGCATCCGCTTCATCGACCTGCCCGTAAGCGCCACCGAAGACCGGGTGGTGGGCACGCTCGACATCGAGAAGGCGATCAAGAAGGGCGAGCGCCATTTCGAGCCGGGCGTGTTGGCGGCGGCCAATCGCGGCCTACTCTATGTCGATGAGGTCAACCTGCTCGACGACCATGTGGTCGACCTGCTGCTCGATTCGGCGGCGATGGGCGTGAATGTGGTCGAGCGCGAGGGCATCAGCTTCCAACATCCGGCTGCCTTCATCCTGGTGGGGACGATGAACCCCGAAGAGGGCGACCTGCGTCCGCAGCTGCTCGATCGCTTCGCCCATGCGGTGGACATCGAAGGCATCGCCGACGCCAGCGCCCGCGTGGAAATCGTCCGCCGGCGGCTGGCCTACGAGCGCGACCCCGAGTCCTTCTACGCCGACTGGGCCGAACGCGAGCATCACATCTCGGCGGAAATCGAGCGCGCCCGCAACCGCCTGCCGTTGGTGAAATACAGCGACCGCGACATCTATCTGATCGCCCATCTCACCGCCTCGTTCAACGTGGATGGACACCGCGCCGACATCGTCATCCTCAAGACGGCCGCCGCCAACGCCGCCTACGAAGGCCGGCTGGAGATCAACGAACACGACATCATGATCGGGGCCGAGTTGGCGCTGCCGCATCGCCTCAAGCGCCAACCGTTCCAGGATGCCTCCTTGCAGCCGCAGCAGTTGCAGCAACGCATGCAACAGGCGCAACAGCAGGCCGAAAGCGAACAAATGCAGCGGGCCGAGGCCGGCGCGCCGGGCGAGGTAAAAAAAAAGACGGTGACATAG
- a CDS encoding VWA domain-containing protein, which produces MTRAKGGRRSTTRTERKRGRYIRARPAYDKMDDIAFDATFRQAAIQQVHRQRHDVAFAVEREDLQRKVRVRRASNLILFVVDASWSMAAAERMEATKGAVMSLLIDAYQRRDQVGLVVFQKERARVVLPPTSSVELAQKALRDVPVGGKTPLSSGLLTSYNVIMAARRRDPETRPLMFLLTDGAGNVSITGMAAQEEALRMADLFKQAHIRTVTVNMEHQAFDRGLAQQLADALGGACYNLPELRAESLLKTVQDELHGRR; this is translated from the coding sequence CTGACGCGGGCCAAAGGGGGGCGCCGTTCCACCACCCGCACCGAGCGCAAGCGCGGGCGCTACATCCGCGCCCGGCCCGCCTACGACAAGATGGACGACATTGCCTTCGACGCCACCTTCCGCCAGGCTGCCATCCAGCAGGTCCACCGCCAGCGCCATGATGTCGCCTTTGCCGTCGAGCGCGAGGACTTGCAGCGCAAAGTGCGCGTGCGGCGGGCCTCCAATCTGATCCTGTTCGTGGTCGACGCCTCCTGGTCGATGGCGGCAGCCGAACGCATGGAGGCCACCAAAGGGGCGGTGATGTCCCTGCTCATCGACGCCTACCAGCGCCGCGACCAGGTGGGGCTGGTCGTCTTTCAGAAGGAACGGGCGCGCGTCGTCCTGCCCCCCACCAGCAGCGTGGAACTGGCCCAGAAAGCCCTGCGCGACGTGCCCGTGGGTGGCAAGACGCCGCTTTCGTCGGGGCTGTTGACTTCCTACAACGTGATCATGGCGGCGCGACGCCGCGACCCCGAAACGCGACCCCTGATGTTTCTCCTCACCGACGGCGCCGGCAACGTCAGCATCACCGGCATGGCGGCCCAGGAAGAGGCCCTGCGCATGGCCGATCTGTTCAAACAGGCACACATCCGCACGGTGACGGTGAACATGGAGCACCAGGCCTTCGACCGCGGCCTGGCCCAGCAGCTGGCCGATGCCCTGGGCGGCGCCTGCTACAACCTGCCCGAACTACGGGCCGAATCGCTCTTGAAAACCGTACAAGACGAGCTTCACGGCAGACGATAG
- a CDS encoding PIG-L family deacetylase, giving the protein MITPIYSLVIGFGGLVCLLFGLRMSWAWIGFAVFQLAWRLGDLLLYRSSDWVRTLGALAIGLVASIFVLLVVWRLPRLTVIVGGFVAGASITLTLLGTIYVDVATWVLIVLPLVAALAGAAICWRRLSFRTAVIVLSAITGAHLLSNLVRDLLDAAVIAGLSASLRPQLFAPMFATTDALQTAIFLVLTGVGIHYQAHRQPHWQPALGLAGVLFSATILISCARQPVPLDKPLALVNPGADVTPEDRPQINLRPDDRILVLVPHPDDEVLAAAGVIQRALSMGLPVEVVYFTNGDYNQGSFALYFRRISLSPAEALRGGYVRYAEALAAMTTLGVSSDHIRFLGYPDFGTRDIWLNHWADRPPYRARLTRRNAVPYHRTQSYGAAYRGESILADLETILRDTRPTIIFTSHPGDKHPDHQVLPLYLRVAMWDLAAEIGQPQVYYFITHYGRWPQPKGLDPAWPNNPPEEFDVGNRWHSFALTSTEVERKLTALKQHDSQWGSDQPFLESFVRRNESFDTLPDIRLDPQHRQAIIAYESSALPDQPLAGLEPQDQAAFVDADLRTISLEDDKLVLSLIFSTPLSRNVKAQVHLAGYRADRPFAQMPKITIDTTSLGAKVYERGRRLASNRVETRGDALTRQISVPLAMLGDPDRVLLTAWITNDDVPLDSVPWIVIDLSANP; this is encoded by the coding sequence ATGATCACCCCGATTTACTCTCTCGTCATCGGGTTTGGGGGCCTTGTTTGCCTGCTTTTCGGCTTGCGCATGTCTTGGGCCTGGATTGGCTTTGCCGTCTTCCAGTTGGCCTGGCGCCTGGGCGATCTGTTGCTCTATCGCAGTTCTGATTGGGTGCGCACCCTGGGCGCACTGGCCATCGGCCTGGTCGCCTCCATCTTCGTCCTGCTAGTGGTGTGGCGCCTTCCGCGCCTGACCGTGATCGTCGGCGGCTTCGTCGCTGGGGCCAGCATTACACTCACTCTGCTGGGCACGATCTACGTCGATGTAGCAACCTGGGTGCTCATCGTTCTACCTCTGGTGGCTGCCCTTGCCGGCGCCGCCATTTGCTGGCGCCGGTTGTCCTTCAGGACGGCAGTCATTGTTCTTTCAGCGATCACCGGCGCTCATCTGCTTTCCAACCTGGTGCGGGACTTGCTGGATGCCGCCGTGATTGCCGGTCTGTCCGCTTCATTGCGACCACAACTTTTCGCGCCCATGTTTGCCACCACCGATGCCCTGCAGACCGCCATCTTCCTGGTTCTGACCGGCGTTGGCATCCACTATCAGGCACACCGCCAGCCACACTGGCAACCGGCTTTGGGGCTGGCAGGCGTGCTGTTTTCGGCAACCATCCTGATATCTTGCGCCCGCCAGCCAGTCCCGCTCGACAAACCGCTGGCCCTCGTCAACCCTGGCGCCGATGTCACGCCTGAAGACCGCCCACAAATCAACCTGCGGCCCGATGACCGCATCCTCGTTCTCGTCCCCCACCCTGATGACGAAGTCCTGGCGGCGGCAGGAGTCATCCAGCGCGCGCTCAGCATGGGCCTTCCGGTCGAGGTTGTTTACTTCACCAACGGCGACTATAACCAAGGCTCCTTTGCCCTCTACTTCCGGCGCATCTCTCTCAGCCCGGCCGAAGCGCTGCGCGGGGGCTACGTGCGTTACGCCGAGGCCCTGGCTGCGATGACCACGCTGGGCGTCAGCAGCGATCATATCAGATTCCTCGGCTATCCCGACTTCGGCACACGCGACATCTGGCTGAATCATTGGGCCGACCGTCCGCCCTATCGCGCCCGGCTAACCCGCCGCAATGCCGTTCCCTATCATCGCACTCAAAGCTACGGCGCGGCCTATCGCGGCGAGAGCATCCTCGCCGACCTCGAAACGATCTTGCGGGATACCCGGCCAACCATCATTTTCACCTCGCACCCCGGCGACAAGCACCCCGACCATCAGGTGTTGCCGCTCTATCTGCGTGTCGCCATGTGGGATCTTGCCGCCGAGATCGGGCAGCCACAGGTTTACTATTTCATCACCCATTATGGCCGCTGGCCGCAGCCAAAGGGCCTTGATCCTGCCTGGCCCAACAACCCGCCAGAAGAATTCGATGTCGGCAATCGCTGGCATTCATTCGCCCTTACCTCAACCGAAGTCGAGCGCAAACTTACAGCACTCAAACAGCATGACAGCCAGTGGGGGTCAGACCAACCCTTCTTGGAGTCATTCGTGCGGCGTAACGAATCCTTCGACACCCTCCCGGACATCCGGCTCGATCCACAACACCGCCAGGCCATCATTGCCTACGAGTCATCGGCCCTTCCCGACCAACCATTGGCCGGCCTCGAGCCTCAGGATCAGGCAGCTTTCGTAGACGCCGACCTGCGCACCATCAGCCTAGAGGATGACAAACTCGTATTGTCGCTCATCTTCAGCACACCACTAAGCCGAAATGTCAAAGCCCAAGTGCACCTGGCCGGTTATCGAGCCGACAGACCCTTCGCCCAAATGCCCAAGATCACCATCGATACCACCAGCCTCGGCGCCAAGGTCTACGAGCGAGGCCGGCGACTGGCTTCGAACCGCGTCGAAACGCGCGGCGATGCTCTGACCCGCCAGATTTCTGTACCCCTGGCCATGCTTGGCGACCCAGACAGAGTGTTGCTCACCGCCTGGATTACAAACGATGACGTGCCGCTCGACTCGGTGCCGTGGATCGTCATCGACTTGAGCGCCAATCCGTAA
- a CDS encoding DMT family transporter, translated as MSSRRLIADSALLFVAFIWGVTFVMVQEAVRTYPVFPFLFTRFLLALVGLLPILWWRRSHLPPTPHQAPFRRQLAAGGLIGLFLFAGYAFQTAGLQYTTPAKAGFITGLGVVFVPAMGILLQRERLSPAVGLGIGAAALGLAFLSLSGVDLAQGVNRGDLLVLGCSISFAAQIFAVGQFAPRMNALALTTIQLATVVVLAGAASLLFETGAPWPPTGQPLFAAFFTGILCTALAFGIQTAAQRFTTVTHTALIFATEPVFAALASFVLIGERLGPAQMLGCGLILAGMLLAEVGPGLGGRVKREA; from the coding sequence GTGTCCTCTCGTCGCCTCATCGCCGATTCAGCCCTGCTCTTCGTCGCCTTCATCTGGGGCGTCACCTTCGTCATGGTGCAGGAAGCCGTGCGCACTTACCCGGTCTTCCCCTTTCTGTTCACACGCTTCCTGCTGGCGCTGGTCGGGCTGCTTCCCATCCTCTGGTGGCGGCGCTCGCACCTGCCGCCTACACCCCACCAGGCGCCGTTTCGCCGCCAGCTGGCTGCCGGCGGCTTGATCGGCCTCTTCCTCTTTGCCGGCTATGCCTTCCAGACCGCCGGCCTGCAATACACCACGCCCGCCAAGGCCGGCTTCATCACCGGGCTGGGGGTGGTGTTCGTGCCAGCGATGGGGATTTTGCTCCAGCGCGAGCGACTCAGCCCGGCCGTGGGGCTGGGGATTGGCGCCGCCGCCCTGGGCCTGGCTTTCCTCTCGCTTAGCGGCGTCGATCTCGCCCAGGGCGTCAACCGTGGCGACCTGCTGGTGCTCGGCTGCTCGATCAGCTTCGCCGCCCAGATTTTCGCCGTTGGCCAGTTCGCCCCGCGCATGAACGCCCTGGCCCTGACGACGATCCAACTCGCGACCGTGGTTGTGTTGGCAGGCGCGGCCTCGCTTCTCTTCGAAACTGGCGCGCCCTGGCCGCCCACCGGCCAACCCCTCTTTGCCGCCTTCTTCACCGGCATCCTCTGCACAGCCCTTGCTTTTGGCATCCAGACCGCCGCCCAACGCTTCACCACCGTCACCCACACCGCCCTCATCTTCGCCACCGAGCCGGTCTTCGCCGCCCTGGCTTCCTTCGTCCTCATCGGCGAGCGCCTCGGCCCCGCCCAGATGCTGGGCTGCGGCCTCATCCTGGCCGGGATGCTGCTGGCCGAGGTGGGGCCAGGATTGGGTGGGCGAGTGAAACGGGAGGCGTGA
- a CDS encoding adenylyltransferase/cytidyltransferase family protein, with amino-acid sequence MSKKVLVSGCYDMLHSGHIAFFQEAAAYGDLYVALGSDRTVTEIKGRAPINSEEERLFMVRSVGCVHDAFISRGSGILDFVEEMEALRPDIFIVNEDGNIPAKQDLCAGMGVEYVVLKREPYPGLAARSSTSLRALQTMPYRIDLAGGWLDQPWVSKFHPGPVLTISLQPTVEFNERSGMASSTRRTALNLWGPRLPAGDPEKLAWILFCCDNPPGKTEISGSQDAIGLIFPGLNRAHYQGGYWPTRIDSVHDEEILQFIEGALYLVPLGPREAGFDVLSGTRIDQQGAKALADAAEACWEAMLGRDLTGFGRSLRAGFEAQIAMFPNMVVPSITRLIDRYRDAALGWKVSGAGGGGYLILVAEQPIANALRILIRRRDEH; translated from the coding sequence ATGTCTAAGAAAGTCCTGGTTAGCGGCTGCTACGACATGCTCCACAGCGGCCACATCGCCTTCTTCCAGGAGGCCGCCGCCTACGGCGACCTCTACGTCGCCCTCGGCTCGGACCGCACTGTGACCGAAATCAAGGGCCGCGCCCCCATCAACAGCGAGGAGGAACGGCTGTTCATGGTGCGCTCGGTCGGCTGCGTTCACGATGCCTTTATCTCTCGTGGCTCCGGCATCCTGGACTTCGTCGAGGAGATGGAGGCCCTCCGGCCTGACATTTTCATCGTCAATGAAGATGGCAACATCCCGGCCAAACAGGACCTGTGCGCGGGCATGGGCGTCGAGTACGTCGTCCTCAAACGCGAACCCTATCCCGGCCTGGCCGCGCGCTCATCCACCAGCCTGCGCGCCCTGCAGACCATGCCCTATCGCATCGACCTGGCCGGCGGCTGGCTCGACCAGCCCTGGGTGTCCAAGTTTCATCCGGGGCCGGTGCTGACGATCTCGTTGCAGCCGACGGTCGAGTTCAACGAGCGCAGCGGCATGGCCTCCAGCACACGGCGCACCGCCCTCAACCTGTGGGGGCCGCGGCTGCCCGCTGGCGACCCCGAAAAACTGGCCTGGATCCTCTTCTGCTGCGACAACCCGCCCGGCAAGACCGAGATCTCCGGCTCGCAGGATGCCATCGGCCTGATCTTTCCCGGCCTCAATCGGGCCCACTATCAGGGCGGCTACTGGCCCACACGCATCGACTCGGTTCACGATGAAGAGATCCTGCAGTTCATCGAGGGCGCCCTCTACCTGGTGCCGCTCGGCCCGCGCGAGGCCGGATTCGATGTGCTCAGCGGTACGCGCATCGACCAGCAGGGGGCGAAGGCGCTGGCCGACGCCGCCGAAGCCTGTTGGGAGGCCATGCTGGGGCGAGACCTGACCGGCTTCGGGCGCTCGCTGCGCGCCGGTTTCGAGGCCCAGATCGCCATGTTCCCCAACATGGTCGTGCCCTCGATCACCCGGCTCATCGACCGCTATCGCGATGCGGCCCTGGGCTGGAAAGTGTCAGGCGCGGGCGGGGGCGGCTATCTCATCCTGGTGGCGGAGCAGCCAATCGCCAATGCCTTGCGCATCCTCATCCGCCGTCGCGACGAGCACTGA